A stretch of Hydrogenothermus marinus DNA encodes these proteins:
- a CDS encoding flagellar brake protein: MDERVNILVEAFKRTTEKGVSIEGILIVIFLFSAIAGIILFSYNFKNILEKRRLKKLFIDTAREIGLTTEEVEILWNTAHKINRDPYLALEVKQTFEKIIDTYIKENPNFDQEKIRHMRKVLGFDIVPPFMPLTTTKDIDLFQSGNLILEDRRVDVALVDKDELYMYWAVLDPVPVRIEKGEKVLISFIRNNDAIYRFESIIEDIYKENDRTILKLPHTFHLERIQRRKDIRIPVTIPIKIYIKDLSFSFKTEDLSISGLKFCIPKTEDNNIKIFNLGAELNLEIYIENKIIETEGKIKNIYDREDRICFGIQFINLKKEYSKILEDFIKVKQMEFLKQYKKTKG; encoded by the coding sequence ATGGATGAAAGAGTAAATATTTTAGTAGAGGCTTTTAAAAGGACTACAGAAAAAGGTGTTTCTATAGAAGGAATACTAATTGTAATATTCCTATTTTCAGCAATTGCAGGGATTATTTTATTTTCTTACAATTTTAAAAATATATTAGAAAAAAGAAGATTAAAAAAATTATTTATAGATACAGCAAGAGAAATAGGACTTACAACTGAAGAGGTAGAAATTTTATGGAATACAGCTCACAAAATAAATAGAGATCCTTATCTTGCATTAGAAGTTAAACAAACTTTTGAAAAGATAATAGATACATATATCAAGGAAAATCCTAATTTTGATCAAGAAAAAATAAGACATATGAGAAAAGTTTTAGGATTTGATATTGTTCCTCCATTTATGCCTTTAACTACTACAAAAGATATTGATTTATTTCAGTCAGGAAATCTTATTTTAGAAGATAGAAGGGTAGATGTTGCATTAGTTGATAAAGATGAACTTTATATGTACTGGGCAGTATTAGATCCAGTTCCTGTTAGAATTGAAAAAGGAGAAAAAGTATTAATTTCCTTTATAAGAAATAACGATGCTATTTATAGATTTGAATCTATCATAGAAGATATATACAAAGAAAATGATAGAACTATACTAAAATTGCCACATACTTTCCATTTGGAAAGAATCCAAAGGAGAAAAGACATTAGAATTCCAGTAACTATTCCAATTAAAATTTATATTAAAGATTTAAGCTTTTCTTTTAAAACAGAAGATCTTAGTATAAGTGGATTAAAATTTTGTATTCCTAAAACCGAAGATAATAATATAAAAATATTCAATCTCGGAGCTGAGTTGAATTTAGAAATATATATAGAAAATAAAATCATAGAAACAGAAGGGAAAATAAAAAATATCTATGACAGAGAAGATAGAATTTGCTTTGGAATTCAATTTATAAATCTTAAAAAAGAGTATTCTAAAATTCTTGAAGATTTTATAAAAGTAAAGCAGATGGAATTTTTAAAACAATATAAAAAAACAAAGGGATAA
- the ispH gene encoding 4-hydroxy-3-methylbut-2-enyl diphosphate reductase, translating to MAQIILAESAGFCFGVKIAVDAAKKAGEELGGAYTDGPIIHNKQVVQFLESLNVRELEEGQQLKEGDTVLIRSHGVPPKEERRLKEAGVNVIDATCPFVKKVHEKVRQLVEEGYFVVIIGEHKHPEVIGILGHLEESGGKGIVVSNMEELIKNLPNKKRIGIVSQTTQSEDFFREAVGYIAENTEEVKIFNTICDATSVRQEEVKKIAPNVDIMIIIGGKHSGNTNRLAQISRALNPNTYHIEKADELQPKWFEGKERVGISAGASTPDWIINEVVERIKEITK from the coding sequence ATGGCTCAAATAATATTAGCAGAAAGTGCAGGTTTTTGCTTTGGAGTAAAAATAGCTGTTGATGCAGCAAAAAAAGCAGGAGAAGAACTTGGAGGAGCTTATACAGATGGCCCTATTATTCATAATAAACAGGTTGTTCAGTTCTTAGAAAGTTTAAATGTTAGAGAATTAGAAGAAGGCCAACAGTTAAAAGAAGGAGATACAGTATTAATAAGATCCCATGGAGTACCACCAAAAGAAGAAAGAAGATTAAAAGAGGCAGGAGTAAATGTAATAGATGCCACTTGCCCTTTTGTTAAAAAAGTACATGAAAAAGTAAGACAGCTTGTAGAAGAAGGATATTTTGTAGTAATAATAGGAGAGCATAAACATCCAGAAGTGATTGGTATTTTAGGGCATTTGGAAGAGTCAGGAGGCAAAGGAATAGTAGTATCTAATATGGAAGAGCTTATAAAAAACTTACCAAATAAAAAAAGAATAGGAATTGTATCTCAAACTACACAAAGTGAAGACTTCTTTAGAGAAGCAGTTGGATATATAGCAGAAAATACAGAAGAAGTAAAAATATTTAATACAATATGTGATGCAACATCTGTTAGACAAGAAGAGGTAAAAAAAATAGCTCCAAATGTCGATATTATGATAATAATAGGGGGAAAACATAGTGGAAATACAAATAGATTAGCTCAAATATCCAGAGCTTTAAATCCAAATACTTACCATATAGAAAAAGCAGATGAATTACAGCCTAAATGGTTTGAAGGTAAAGAAAGAGTAGGAATAAGTGCTGGTGCATCTACACCAGATTGGATAATAAATGAAGTTGTAGAAAGAATTAAGGAAATAACAAAATAA